In Shewanella sp. VB17, a single genomic region encodes these proteins:
- a CDS encoding Spy/CpxP family protein refolding chaperone, with amino-acid sequence MIKQTLLAFALTTSIVAPAIATEQPTSKLEVILKKLNFTDSQKAQADNLIQGFVNNLPSINIDKIKETKKQQLLIISNESFNENEASALIDQIQSKKKLLLLSKTKLKHDLYQILTPEQKETFKQELKKEIGSE; translated from the coding sequence ATGATTAAACAAACTCTGCTAGCGTTCGCTTTAACGACCTCGATTGTTGCTCCAGCCATTGCTACTGAACAACCTACATCTAAGCTTGAAGTTATTCTTAAAAAACTTAATTTTACTGATAGCCAAAAAGCCCAAGCTGACAATTTGATTCAAGGTTTTGTGAATAATTTACCCAGTATCAATATTGATAAAATCAAAGAAACCAAGAAACAACAACTGTTAATCATCAGCAATGAATCATTTAATGAAAATGAAGCGAGTGCTTTAATTGACCAAATACAATCCAAAAAGAAGCTGTTACTTCTTTCAAAAACCAAACTTAAACACGACCTATATCAAATTCTGACTCCTGAGCAGAAAGAGACGTTTAAACAAGAGCTAAAGAAAGAAATTGGCAGTGAATAA
- the cysE gene encoding serine O-acetyltransferase — MRYEVWEQLRIEADALVQKEPLLASHVYSSVLNHECLGSALSFIVANKLSDGVVSPFTFRELFDKAFIHCEQMLTNVATDMKAVKERDPAVVSYLTVLLNLKGFQAIQVHRLANCLWHQGRTELAQFIQSRNSEVFGVDIHPACTMGTGIMFDHATGIVIGETAIIENNVSLLQGVTLGGTGNQQGDRHPKIRAGVMIGAGAKVLGNIEVGEGAKVGAGSVVLTNVDAHTTVVGVPAKAVGKPISDCPAATMEQTFFE; from the coding sequence ATGCGCTATGAAGTTTGGGAACAGTTGAGAATTGAGGCTGACGCTTTGGTTCAAAAAGAGCCATTATTGGCCAGTCATGTGTATTCCTCTGTGCTCAATCATGAATGTTTGGGCTCTGCGCTCAGTTTTATTGTGGCAAATAAACTCTCTGATGGCGTGGTATCACCCTTTACGTTTCGTGAGCTTTTTGACAAGGCTTTTATCCATTGCGAGCAAATGTTAACTAATGTTGCGACTGATATGAAAGCCGTCAAAGAGAGGGATCCTGCCGTGGTGAGTTATTTGACTGTTCTACTTAACCTGAAAGGGTTTCAGGCTATTCAAGTACATCGTTTGGCGAATTGCTTGTGGCATCAAGGTCGAACTGAGTTAGCGCAATTTATTCAGAGTCGAAACTCAGAGGTGTTCGGTGTTGATATTCATCCGGCGTGCACGATGGGTACTGGGATCATGTTCGATCATGCGACTGGTATTGTTATCGGTGAAACAGCGATCATCGAAAATAATGTATCACTTCTTCAGGGGGTCACTTTAGGGGGAACAGGCAACCAGCAAGGAGATCGTCATCCTAAGATCCGCGCAGGAGTGATGATAGGTGCTGGTGCTAAGGTGTTAGGCAATATCGAAGTGGGTGAAGGTGCTAAAGTGGGTGCTGGTTCTGTGGTATTAACTAATGTGGATGCCCATACTACAGTCGTAGGAGTGCCTGCGAAAGCTGTGGGTAAACCAATATCTGATTGCCCAGCAGCAACCATGGAACAGACATTTTTTGAATAG
- a CDS encoding DUF2024 family protein, whose translation MQVHVFDTHVNTSTGQYVHFDVLVDDSNKGRVEEYANIYLSSLDIKVETISQSRCDFCHSEMANPEVILAIERNGYYIIPLNVN comes from the coding sequence ATGCAAGTTCATGTATTTGATACTCATGTAAACACTTCAACTGGGCAATATGTTCATTTCGATGTATTAGTTGATGATAGTAATAAGGGCAGAGTGGAAGAATATGCCAATATTTATTTATCTTCATTAGATATTAAAGTGGAAACTATCAGCCAATCTCGATGTGATTTTTGTCATTCAGAAATGGCTAATCCAGAGGTAATATTAGCCATTGAGCGCAATGGTTATTACATCATTCCTTTGAATGTTAATTGA
- a CDS encoding carboxymuconolactone decarboxylase family protein, which produces MANVNLVEIEHASDAQKLLFKKIEGAFGVVPNMFKAIGHSPAALESMWTSFGALGKGSISTALGELIAVLVADINRCEYCLSAHTVLGKNAGVSAEDMASAQRGISSDLKVQVALDFARKLVTQLGQVSRDDIELVKQAGFSDAEITEILAHVALNIFTNYTNVAFDVEVDFPKMNLS; this is translated from the coding sequence ATGGCGAATGTAAATCTAGTTGAAATAGAACACGCATCAGATGCACAGAAGTTGTTGTTTAAAAAGATAGAGGGAGCATTTGGTGTTGTGCCTAATATGTTTAAAGCAATAGGTCACTCACCAGCGGCGCTTGAGAGTATGTGGACCTCTTTTGGTGCGTTAGGAAAAGGCAGTATTTCTACTGCGTTAGGTGAGCTGATTGCTGTGCTTGTTGCCGACATCAATCGTTGTGAATATTGCCTGTCTGCACATACCGTTTTAGGTAAGAATGCCGGTGTGAGTGCCGAGGATATGGCCTCGGCTCAGCGTGGTATCTCATCTGATCTTAAGGTACAAGTGGCATTAGATTTCGCGAGAAAACTGGTCACTCAACTTGGTCAAGTTAGTCGAGATGATATTGAGTTGGTGAAACAAGCAGGGTTTTCTGATGCAGAAATAACAGAAATACTGGCTCATGTGGCACTGAATATTTTCACTAATTACACCAATGTAGCGTTTGATGTTGAGGTTGATTTCCCAAAAATGAACTTAAGCTGA
- the cyoA gene encoding ubiquinol oxidase subunit II produces the protein MLIRNLSKAALGMCAILLAGCTGGVLDPKGQIGIDEKHLIIIATLLMLIVVIPVIFMTLYFAWKYRDGREHEIYAPKWAHSKTIEIVVWVVPIVIVIILGAITWGSTHDLDPYKPLDHDAKPIKVEVVSLNWKWLFIYPELGIASVNELAFPANVPVNFKITSDTAMNSFFIPQLGSQIYSMAGMATKLHLIANEPGTFDGISSNYSGAGFAGMKFKAIATASNDDFTAWVNKVKQQNHRLDPLSYKALAKESENNPVEYYGSVSNGMFNHIVMQYMHMDADMNMDADMDMDMDMDMDMDMDMPHHSGLSSPQHGEAE, from the coding sequence TTGTTAATTCGAAATTTAAGTAAAGCAGCCCTAGGAATGTGTGCCATATTACTAGCAGGTTGCACAGGCGGCGTGCTAGATCCTAAGGGACAAATAGGCATTGATGAGAAACATCTCATTATTATCGCAACCCTGTTAATGCTGATTGTTGTCATCCCGGTTATTTTCATGACGTTATACTTCGCGTGGAAATACCGCGATGGGCGTGAACATGAAATTTATGCCCCTAAATGGGCTCACTCGAAAACGATTGAAATCGTGGTTTGGGTAGTCCCTATTGTGATTGTGATTATTTTAGGCGCCATCACTTGGGGTTCAACACACGATCTTGATCCTTATAAACCATTAGACCATGACGCAAAACCGATCAAGGTTGAGGTCGTCTCTCTCAATTGGAAATGGCTCTTTATCTATCCAGAATTAGGTATTGCTTCAGTCAATGAATTAGCTTTTCCTGCTAACGTGCCAGTCAATTTTAAAATAACGTCAGATACGGCAATGAACTCTTTCTTCATTCCGCAGCTCGGCAGTCAAATTTATTCTATGGCAGGCATGGCAACTAAACTGCATTTGATCGCCAATGAACCAGGGACTTTTGACGGTATTTCATCAAATTACAGCGGTGCTGGATTTGCTGGTATGAAATTTAAAGCCATAGCCACCGCAAGCAATGATGATTTCACAGCTTGGGTGAACAAGGTAAAACAACAAAACCATAGACTCGATCCTCTGAGTTATAAAGCGCTAGCCAAAGAGAGTGAGAATAATCCTGTCGAATATTACGGCTCAGTCAGTAACGGGATGTTTAACCATATCGTCATGCAGTATATGCATATGGACGCAGACATGAACATGGATGCCGACATGGACATGGACATGGATATGGACATGGACATGGATATGGACATGCCACACCATTCAGGACTTTCATCACCTCAACATGGGGAGGCAGAATAA
- the cyoB gene encoding cytochrome o ubiquinol oxidase subunit I has protein sequence MSFFGKLTLESIPYHEPIIMVTLAAVAVIGVILVALITKYKKWGILWNDWFTSVDHKRLGIMYIILAFVMLIRGFSDAIMMRTQQALATNGAAGYLPPEHYDQIFTAHGVIMIIFMAMPFMIGLMNLVLPLQIGARDVAFPFLNNLSFWLTTSGAVLINISLGLGEFAKTGWVAYPPLSELSFSPGVGVDYYIWALQISGIGTTLTGVNFLATVLKMRAPGMKLMQMPIFTWTCTWANILIVASFPILTAVLGMLTLDRYMDFHFFTNDGGGNAMMYINLFWAWGHPEVYILILPAFGIFSEIISTFTSKRLFGYTSMVWASGAISILGFIVWLHHFFTMGSSANVNAFFGVMTMVIAVPTGVKLFNWLFTIYRGRLRLTVPVLWTLGFMVTFTIGGMTGVLLAVPGVDYVLHNSLFLIAHFHNTIIGGAVFGYLAGFSYWFPKAMGFHLNERLGKASFWCWQIGFYVAFMPLYVLGFLGMTRRISHTDNPAWNIWIYFAGVGAFIIFVGIILQFVQLYVSFRDREQNLDTTGDPWNGHTLEWSTASPPQFYNFAKSPHVSDIDAFTDMKEQGLAYQRPNSYQPIHMPKNTASGILMALGITAAGFAAIWHILWLAIVGMLGAFVVFLFRAYDNEQDYYVQPDEVALIENAHLDSVAKGRI, from the coding sequence ATGTCTTTTTTTGGAAAACTAACATTAGAATCAATTCCGTACCACGAGCCAATTATTATGGTGACCTTAGCGGCCGTCGCAGTAATAGGAGTGATACTTGTTGCATTGATCACTAAATATAAAAAATGGGGCATATTATGGAACGACTGGTTTACGTCTGTCGATCATAAACGTCTCGGCATTATGTATATTATATTAGCTTTCGTCATGCTCATTCGTGGCTTCTCTGATGCTATTATGATGCGAACCCAGCAAGCATTAGCCACTAATGGTGCCGCCGGTTATTTACCACCTGAGCACTACGACCAAATCTTCACCGCTCACGGCGTGATTATGATTATCTTCATGGCGATGCCATTTATGATTGGTCTAATGAATCTGGTGCTGCCATTACAAATTGGTGCGCGTGATGTTGCCTTCCCATTTTTGAACAACTTAAGCTTCTGGCTCACCACGTCAGGCGCGGTGTTGATTAATATCTCATTGGGTTTAGGTGAATTCGCTAAAACAGGTTGGGTTGCCTACCCACCATTATCTGAATTGTCATTTAGTCCGGGGGTGGGCGTCGATTATTATATCTGGGCCTTGCAGATATCCGGTATAGGGACAACATTAACCGGAGTAAACTTCCTCGCCACAGTGCTTAAAATGCGTGCTCCTGGCATGAAGCTGATGCAAATGCCTATCTTTACTTGGACCTGTACCTGGGCCAATATTTTGATCGTCGCATCTTTCCCGATCTTAACAGCCGTACTCGGGATGTTAACGCTTGACCGTTACATGGATTTCCATTTCTTCACCAACGATGGTGGCGGTAACGCCATGATGTACATCAATCTATTTTGGGCTTGGGGACATCCAGAAGTATATATTTTAATCTTACCTGCGTTTGGTATTTTCTCAGAAATCATATCAACCTTTACCTCAAAGCGTCTATTTGGTTATACATCAATGGTTTGGGCTAGTGGTGCAATTTCTATTTTAGGTTTTATTGTTTGGCTGCATCACTTTTTCACCATGGGGTCCAGTGCCAATGTCAACGCCTTCTTTGGCGTGATGACCATGGTGATTGCCGTGCCTACCGGAGTAAAATTATTCAACTGGTTGTTTACCATTTATCGCGGTCGTTTACGCTTAACGGTACCGGTATTGTGGACCTTAGGCTTTATGGTGACCTTCACTATAGGTGGCATGACTGGCGTATTGTTGGCGGTACCTGGCGTCGATTATGTGTTACATAACAGCTTATTCTTAATTGCCCACTTCCATAACACCATCATAGGTGGGGCCGTATTTGGTTATTTGGCTGGTTTCTCTTATTGGTTCCCTAAAGCGATGGGCTTCCACCTCAATGAACGCTTAGGTAAAGCCTCATTCTGGTGTTGGCAGATAGGTTTCTACGTGGCATTTATGCCGCTGTATGTGCTTGGTTTCTTAGGCATGACACGCCGTATCAGCCACACTGATAATCCCGCGTGGAATATTTGGATCTATTTTGCCGGTGTAGGCGCATTTATCATTTTTGTTGGTATCATATTACAATTTGTACAACTGTACGTGAGCTTCCGTGATAGGGAACAAAACTTAGATACCACAGGCGATCCATGGAATGGTCACACATTAGAATGGTCAACCGCTTCTCCACCTCAGTTCTATAACTTTGCTAAGTCTCCTCATGTATCCGATATCGATGCTTTTACTGATATGAAAGAACAAGGCTTGGCTTATCAACGTCCTAATAGTTATCAGCCAATCCATATGCCAAAGAATACTGCTAGCGGTATTTTAATGGCTTTAGGGATAACCGCTGCAGGTTTTGCTGCTATTTGGCACATTTTATGGTTAGCAATTGTTGGCATGCTAGGTGCTTTCGTGGTGTTCCTATTCCGCGCTTATGACAATGAACAGGATTATTATGTGCAACCAGATGAAGTTGCCCTTATTGAAAATGCACACTTAGACAGTGTCGCTAAGGGGAGAATATGA
- the cyoC gene encoding cytochrome o ubiquinol oxidase subunit III → MSITIPETLELAHSDEHHEEHHDASESTLLGFWLYLMTDCILFASVFATYAVLYMNTDGGVAGKDIFELNFVLFETAALLVSSITFGFALICAKHHMRRATVIWLLITFALGCMFIGMEIYEFHHLIEHGNGPDRSAFLSAFFALVGMHGLHVTAGLIWMAIMMVEVLKTGLNTRSITRLGCLSLFWHFLDIVWICVFTVVYLLGAL, encoded by the coding sequence ATGAGTATTACAATCCCAGAAACCCTCGAACTTGCTCACTCAGATGAGCATCACGAAGAGCATCATGATGCCAGTGAGAGTACCCTACTCGGTTTTTGGCTCTATTTAATGACCGATTGCATATTATTTGCCTCTGTTTTCGCAACCTACGCGGTACTCTATATGAATACCGATGGTGGCGTTGCAGGGAAAGATATTTTCGAATTAAACTTCGTGTTATTTGAAACTGCCGCCCTACTGGTCAGTAGTATCACCTTTGGTTTCGCCTTAATTTGCGCAAAACACCACATGCGTAGAGCGACAGTGATCTGGTTACTGATCACATTCGCCTTAGGATGTATGTTTATCGGCATGGAAATTTATGAATTCCATCATCTGATTGAACATGGCAATGGTCCAGATCGCAGCGCCTTTCTATCAGCTTTCTTTGCGTTAGTCGGCATGCATGGTTTGCACGTCACAGCAGGATTGATATGGATGGCAATCATGATGGTTGAAGTGCTAAAAACAGGGTTAAATACTCGCAGTATCACCCGCCTAGGTTGCTTAAGCTTATTCTGGCATTTTCTTGATATTGTTTGGATCTGTGTATTTACCGTCGTTTATTTACTGGGAGCCTTGTGA
- the cyoD gene encoding cytochrome o ubiquinol oxidase subunit IV has translation MSQAHTTESHTSEDLITSVKSYLVGFMLSVILTGIPFWAVMTHYFEQPITLALVLTTAIVQIVVHLKYFLHLDFSKEGKINTFSFLFTALIIVMVVGLSVWIIYAANDLMM, from the coding sequence ATGAGTCAAGCACATACGACTGAAAGTCATACTTCAGAGGATCTTATCACTAGCGTTAAATCCTACCTTGTGGGTTTTATGCTTTCAGTGATCTTAACGGGCATTCCATTTTGGGCAGTAATGACCCATTACTTTGAACAACCCATAACATTAGCGCTAGTGCTGACTACAGCGATTGTGCAAATTGTGGTGCATTTAAAATACTTCCTGCATTTGGACTTCTCTAAAGAGGGCAAGATAAACACATTTTCATTCTTGTTCACCGCCTTGATCATCGTCATGGTAGTGGGTTTATCGGTGTGGATTATTTACGCCGCCAACGATTTGATGATGTAA
- the cyoE gene encoding heme o synthase: MNNRGQFMSTQLKSRLQGYVQVTKPGIIMGNLISVAGGFLLAAKGNVDWTLMIMTMIGLSLVIASGCAINNCIDRDIDAKMQRTRNRVTVTGEISIRSVLIFGLCLGIIGFTMLAVFTNAIALLFGAIGYLVYVGIYSLYMKRNSVYGTLIGSFSGAVPPVVGYCAVTGELDIGACILLLMFSLWQMPHSYAIAIYRFNDYSAANIPVLPVAEGITKAKLHIVLYIAVFALVSALLPLAGYTGIAFMAVTCATSLWWLAMALRGYRHGVNLQSWARQVFGFSIITITALSITMALDFQLTAQTSLLTLVNL, translated from the coding sequence ATGAATAATCGAGGCCAGTTTATGTCAACACAATTGAAATCACGTCTACAAGGTTATGTCCAGGTCACTAAGCCCGGCATCATCATGGGAAATCTGATTTCCGTCGCCGGTGGTTTTTTATTGGCTGCCAAAGGCAACGTCGATTGGACCTTGATGATCATGACTATGATTGGATTATCTCTGGTGATAGCATCGGGCTGCGCAATCAATAATTGTATCGATCGTGACATCGATGCCAAAATGCAACGCACTCGAAATAGAGTCACAGTAACAGGTGAAATATCAATACGATCCGTGCTGATATTTGGCCTGTGCTTAGGCATTATCGGCTTTACCATGTTAGCGGTATTTACCAATGCTATCGCACTGCTTTTTGGTGCTATTGGTTACTTGGTATATGTGGGCATTTATAGTCTATATATGAAACGAAATTCAGTGTATGGCACTTTAATCGGTAGTTTCTCCGGTGCAGTGCCACCTGTGGTTGGCTACTGCGCCGTCACCGGTGAGCTAGATATTGGCGCTTGCATTTTATTGTTAATGTTTAGTTTGTGGCAAATGCCGCACTCCTACGCCATTGCCATTTATCGCTTTAATGATTATTCCGCAGCCAACATACCAGTATTACCGGTAGCAGAAGGGATCACCAAAGCGAAGCTGCATATTGTGCTCTATATCGCTGTATTTGCGCTAGTCAGTGCTTTGCTACCACTAGCAGGTTACACAGGGATCGCCTTTATGGCTGTCACCTGTGCGACGAGTTTATGGTGGCTTGCCATGGCACTTAGAGGTTATCGCCATGGCGTTAATCTTCAAAGCTGGGCGCGCCAAGTATTTGGATTTTCTATCATCACCATTACTGCATTGAGCATCACTATGGCGCTGGATTTCCAACTAACAGCACAAACATCACTGCTAACATTAGTTAACCTATAA
- a CDS encoding AraC family transcriptional regulator → MKNLIVSHNYFALISGYFNKVARQNVNLNTLADKVCVGALLPDLEPIYVIEDVICLIEKITQISDGMSFGLTLGENIHPSDYGLVGYALMNCLDLSMALSLSAKYKPMMNQAFDSCFVKGEVDSSYQLQAKLDDRRLALLIELDFASAIQLAKLLVDKPDIAQVALLQVNFQHAPLSTPCHYQRVFKCPVQFYQAKNEIIIANQVLALPVRSANSAILDMLINKIEQSVASYALGQVFSHKVINYVSKHKQEMPNVTQAASYFNVSVSTLKKHLMLEERNYSEICDSVRKSIAIEMVAQPKTQIKAVYSFLNFSSSSAFNRAFKRWTSMTPTEYRQRAIQGEQLLLNQYI, encoded by the coding sequence ATGAAAAACCTAATCGTTTCTCATAATTACTTTGCCCTAATATCTGGTTACTTTAATAAAGTTGCACGGCAAAATGTAAATTTAAATACGCTAGCAGATAAAGTCTGCGTAGGGGCGCTGCTACCTGATTTAGAACCGATTTATGTTATCGAAGATGTGATCTGTCTTATTGAGAAAATTACCCAAATATCTGATGGCATGTCTTTTGGTTTAACGCTTGGGGAGAATATTCATCCTTCTGATTATGGGTTGGTGGGTTATGCTTTAATGAACTGCCTCGATTTAAGTATGGCCTTAAGTTTATCAGCAAAATATAAACCAATGATGAATCAGGCGTTCGACTCTTGTTTTGTTAAAGGGGAGGTCGATTCAAGCTATCAGCTCCAAGCTAAGCTCGATGATAGGAGGCTTGCCTTATTAATCGAACTAGATTTTGCTTCCGCTATTCAGCTGGCTAAGCTATTAGTTGATAAGCCTGATATAGCACAAGTGGCCTTACTGCAAGTTAATTTTCAGCATGCTCCCCTTAGTACTCCTTGTCATTACCAAAGAGTGTTTAAATGTCCAGTTCAATTTTACCAAGCAAAAAATGAGATCATTATAGCTAATCAAGTTCTGGCATTACCGGTTCGTTCGGCTAATTCGGCGATATTGGATATGCTAATAAACAAAATAGAACAGTCGGTAGCATCTTATGCATTAGGGCAAGTATTTAGTCATAAAGTGATAAATTATGTTTCTAAGCACAAACAAGAGATGCCAAATGTCACACAAGCAGCGAGTTATTTTAATGTTAGTGTCAGTACCCTTAAGAAACACTTAATGCTTGAAGAGAGAAATTATTCAGAAATTTGTGATTCAGTAAGAAAGAGTATTGCCATTGAAATGGTTGCGCAGCCCAAAACACAAATTAAAGCGGTCTATTCATTTTTGAATTTTTCTAGCTCTAGTGCATTTAATCGCGCTTTTAAACGTTGGACTTCCATGACGCCTACAGAGTATCGCCAAAGAGCGATTCAAGGGGAACAGCTCCTTCTTAATCAGTATATTTAA
- a CDS encoding PPC domain-containing protein, whose protein sequence is MNKVIKNQWLNYILPLNILILISTNTLAATELSNTIPTSELSGLAASKTYFTFTVPETATNLTFNTLGGSGDADLYVKFGEDPTESNYDCRPHHSGNSESCAITKVQSGDYHVMLKGYSNYSNLTLTANYTVASSLPQRMSNGSILDNSIAIDNLTGNSEEQLAFTFEVPADAQGLTIGMSGGEGDADLYVRHGSMPNPGTYDCRPYTMGNDETCHIQEVQAGTYHILISSYADFSGIKLIGSYTDAGDLPPTPEPGTSSLNIAVAGDSITRAFGASCTTNASWWSLLCLAGGDQPQHSWFNGASSLVNSVHDRYKVLDNTINATNNAATGAELTGIRESGSEPSFAAQAHNIISQTPTPEHVEFILGGNDLCSRNCIDPANCDDPIYTDDEWRQAVQTGLNTLVSGMPQGSSILIGSVPRVQDIRQAGLDKQASNNNINCESIWSTFNVCKIVTQTANLNGEPIASRLAAVAAAQQRYNAILAEEANAYNTNANGQNPNGIELVAEYVDESTPSGGTFQFGPSEINGGDCFHPNIATQSLIADLMWNSNTDKSQ, encoded by the coding sequence ATGAATAAAGTAATTAAGAATCAATGGTTAAATTATATATTACCCCTTAATATTCTAATACTAATATCCACAAATACTTTAGCAGCAACAGAATTAAGCAACACTATCCCAACAAGTGAATTAAGCGGGCTGGCGGCAAGTAAGACTTACTTCACTTTCACAGTACCTGAAACTGCGACCAATTTAACCTTTAATACTCTTGGAGGTAGTGGAGATGCAGATCTTTATGTTAAATTTGGTGAAGATCCCACTGAGTCAAATTATGATTGCCGCCCACACCACAGTGGTAATAGTGAATCTTGCGCTATAACAAAAGTACAATCAGGTGACTATCATGTCATGTTAAAGGGCTATTCAAACTATTCAAATTTAACACTGACAGCAAATTACACTGTAGCCAGCTCATTGCCACAACGAATGTCAAATGGCTCAATATTAGACAACTCGATAGCCATTGATAACCTTACAGGCAATAGCGAAGAGCAGCTGGCTTTCACATTTGAAGTCCCCGCTGACGCACAAGGCCTCACAATTGGTATGTCAGGAGGTGAAGGAGATGCCGACCTCTATGTTAGACACGGCTCAATGCCAAATCCCGGTACTTATGATTGCCGCCCGTATACCATGGGCAATGATGAAACCTGTCATATTCAAGAGGTACAGGCAGGTACATACCATATTCTAATCAGTAGCTATGCTGACTTTAGCGGTATTAAGCTCATTGGAAGCTATACCGACGCGGGCGATCTGCCTCCCACGCCAGAACCCGGAACTAGCTCATTAAATATCGCCGTTGCTGGTGACAGCATTACTCGCGCATTTGGTGCAAGCTGTACTACCAATGCTAGCTGGTGGTCACTGCTATGCCTAGCGGGTGGAGATCAACCGCAGCATTCTTGGTTTAATGGGGCAAGCTCATTAGTCAATAGTGTTCATGACCGTTATAAGGTACTCGATAACACCATTAACGCCACTAATAACGCGGCAACAGGCGCTGAACTCACGGGGATCCGTGAAAGTGGTTCTGAGCCCAGTTTTGCCGCTCAAGCTCACAATATCATCTCGCAAACACCGACACCTGAGCATGTGGAGTTTATCTTAGGCGGTAACGATCTTTGCAGCCGTAACTGCATCGATCCCGCCAACTGCGACGACCCTATTTATACTGATGATGAATGGCGCCAGGCGGTACAAACTGGCTTAAACACCTTGGTATCAGGGATGCCTCAAGGTTCGAGTATCTTAATAGGTAGTGTCCCTCGTGTGCAAGATATACGTCAAGCAGGTTTGGATAAGCAAGCCAGCAATAATAATATTAACTGTGAATCTATCTGGAGTACTTTCAATGTCTGTAAAATTGTGACTCAAACAGCTAACCTCAACGGGGAGCCAATAGCGTCAAGGCTTGCAGCTGTCGCAGCGGCTCAACAACGCTACAATGCGATTCTTGCGGAAGAAGCTAATGCTTATAATACTAATGCTAATGGGCAAAACCCAAATGGCATAGAACTTGTCGCTGAATATGTCGATGAAAGTACGCCCTCTGGCGGTACCTTTCAATTTGGTCCCTCAGAAATTAATGGCGGCGATTGCTTCCACCCTAATATTGCCACTCAAAGCCTCATCGCCGACTTAATGTGGAATTCAAATACCGACAAGTCTCAATAA